The Syntrophales bacterium genomic interval ATTTCTGAAGGATGAAATGAGACCTGATCATTGAAGGGATTGCGACCCATGTTCATCCTGGCATATTACATGGGGAACCATCGCGATGAAATGAGACCTGATCATTGAAGGGATTGCGACTTTATCTTTGTGAATGAGATAATTGTACAGTTCTTTAGCTAAGAGTGATGAAATGAGACCTGATCATTGAAGGGATTGCGACCTCCCGCAACCCCTACCCAACAAGATGGGTGGGGTCTTAACACAGATGAAATGAGACCTGATCATTGAAGGGATTGCGACCTTAAGGGGAGGGCCGCCGGTATTTTCTCCGCCCCGGCGGCGGATGAAATGAGACCTGATCATTGAAGGGATTGCGACGTGGGGTCTTAACACAAGAGACCCTTTCTCCGTGCGCTCAATGGATGAAATGAGACCTGATCATTGAAGGGATTGCGACATGACGCTCCTCCCCTACTCTGATATAGTAGTGCTTTTTCCGATGAAATGAGACCTGATCATTGAAGGGATTGCGACTTAAAGCTTTTTGTCCTTTGTTCCACGGTGTTCTGGAGATGAAATCGAAAATTTGTCGTCATCGGTACCTCCGACGACGACAAAACGACCCTCCATCTGGATTTGCTTCTACACAAGGTTACCAAAAGGCGTATGCCAGAATTCGTGGAAGCAATACTTTGGTCTATTTGCCGGTAAGTACAGTATGTTTGCAACGGTAAGGTTAAACTATGACGGAACAATACAGGAATTACAGGACGTTCTGTTTCCAAACGGTCGGCGAGTACCGCAGAGAATCTTCATCCGGTTACGTGCCTGCAATTATAGGGTTGCTAAAATTCAAGGGCAAAAAGTAGGACAATTTTATGTGCGGTATTTATCTCCACTCATGAACAGGTTGTTAAGATTATACGTGAATCTGTGCTTCGCAATTTTGAAGCGGGTAGAATACCGATGAAAAATAACACTTTTGTTACTTTGATTTTTTTTCCGAACGAAAATGTTTATTATGTCACTTTTTATTATTGCCCGCCTTGTTTCGTTGATCTTCCAGTATTCATTGCGAATTTAGCTCCTTTTGTTCCCCTGGCATAATATTTGTTCTGGCATTTGAGCGCATAGCTCAAATTATGGAGGTGATACAATGAATTCAGGGGATACTGCTTGGTTACTCATTTCTACCGTATTAGTTTTTTCGATGACCCTTCCTGGACTTGCGTTTTTCTATGGGGGACTGGTAAGGCGAAAAAATGTGCTTTCCATTTTAATGCAGTGTTTCTCAATCGCTGCGCTTATTGCCCTTCAGTGGGTTTTATTCGGTTACTCCTTATCTTTCGGACCAGATGTAGGTTACGGTGTTATAGGGGGCCTGGAGTGGGTAGGCTTAAGGGGAGTTGGAGCAAATCCTTTTTCTGAATATGCCGGAACTGTTCCGCATGCCCTTTTCATGGTTTTTCAATGCATGTTTGCTATCATAACACCAGCTCTTATGATAGGGGCTTGCGCTGAAAGGGTTAAGTTTTCTTCTCTCATGGTGTTTATCCTTCTCTGGGCTACATTTGTTTATGATCCTCTCGCGCACTGGGTATGGGGTAATGGCGGGTGGATGAAAGTACTTGGAGGTCTTGACTTTGCTGGTGGCATTGTTGTGCACGCAAGTTCGGGTGTATCTGCTCTGGTCATTTGTTTGCTGTTAGGTAAGCGGTCAGGTTATCTTAAAGAGCCCTTTAGACCACACAACCTACCACATACAATTCTTGGTGGATGCTTGCTCTGGATAGGTTGGTTCGGTTTTAACGCGGGTTCTGCCCTTGCTGCAAATGAGCTGGCCACTCATGCTTTAATTACGACACTTATTGCTCCTTCTGCTGCGGGTCTGACCTGGGCATGTATTGAGTGGTATGTTAACGAAAAACCTACAATACTTGGTGCCGTATCTGGAGCCTTAGCTGGATTAGTTGCTATAACCCCCGCTTGTGGTTACGTAAATGTGATGAACGCAGTTTTTATCGGAGTTATAGCTGGTGCTGTATGTTATCTTTTTGTCGTCAAGGTTAAGAACATTTTGGGATACGATGATTCTCTAGATGCATTTGGTATTCACGGCATAGGGGGTATATGGGGCACGATTGCCACAGGACTTTTCGCCGAAAAAGCTGTAAACAGTGCAGGTGCAGATGGTTTGTTTTTCGGCGGCTCTCAGCTTGTACCTCAACTAATTATGGTTCTTGTAGCCCCCATATTTGCTGCGGTCGTTACGTATATACTTTACAAAGCCGTTGATCTCACTCTGGGCTTAAGAGTGAATGATAAAGATGAGACAATTGGTTTAGATTTAACACAACACGGTGAAGCTGCATATACGGTAATCGAGTAGAATTGCAGGAAGGAGACATAAAAATGAAATACATAATCGCTATAATTCAACCACATAAACTTACGGATGTTATGAACGCACTTGAAAAGGCCAACATTCCCCTAATAACAGTTTCAAATGTTATTGGGAGAGGTCGCCAAAAAGGGATAACAGAAACATACCGCGGTACAAGAGAAGCGGGGAGTCTTTTGAAAAAAGTCAAAATTGAAATCGCAGTTAACGACGAATTTGTTTTTCCTGCTGTTGAGGCGATTACATCGGCTGCGAAGACAGGTGAAATCGGGGATGGAAAAATCTTTATTTTCGATCTTCTTGAAGCAATAAGAATAAGGACAGGAGAAAGGGGTGCTGAAGCTATCGGCTAAGCTTCAACGTTTGATTTGAAAGGTCAGTGGAGGGCAAAGTTTGAAAGTTTCTGTTAAAAGATGGCTATTT includes:
- a CDS encoding ammonium transporter, whose protein sequence is MNSGDTAWLLISTVLVFSMTLPGLAFFYGGLVRRKNVLSILMQCFSIAALIALQWVLFGYSLSFGPDVGYGVIGGLEWVGLRGVGANPFSEYAGTVPHALFMVFQCMFAIITPALMIGACAERVKFSSLMVFILLWATFVYDPLAHWVWGNGGWMKVLGGLDFAGGIVVHASSGVSALVICLLLGKRSGYLKEPFRPHNLPHTILGGCLLWIGWFGFNAGSALAANELATHALITTLIAPSAAGLTWACIEWYVNEKPTILGAVSGALAGLVAITPACGYVNVMNAVFIGVIAGAVCYLFVVKVKNILGYDDSLDAFGIHGIGGIWGTIATGLFAEKAVNSAGADGLFFGGSQLVPQLIMVLVAPIFAAVVTYILYKAVDLTLGLRVNDKDETIGLDLTQHGEAAYTVIE
- a CDS encoding P-II family nitrogen regulator, giving the protein MKYIIAIIQPHKLTDVMNALEKANIPLITVSNVIGRGRQKGITETYRGTREAGSLLKKVKIEIAVNDEFVFPAVEAITSAAKTGEIGDGKIFIFDLLEAIRIRTGERGAEAIG